Proteins encoded in a region of the Pseudothermotoga elfii DSM 9442 = NBRC 107921 genome:
- a CDS encoding PstA family ABC transporter permease produces the protein MKWFFRLISYSILAVMVAVILLIIIPGINAFFRPGFFTEFPRSAMAEGGIFPSIIGSFLLMVFVFLVTIPLGLLGSIFISEFAPKRFSVFLQSLAGTMNSIPSIVYGLFGLSFFCVRLRFGTSLISASLTLSTMAIPFFINNAVEFLRAVPRELREGVVALGANKVQTTMMVLKSGKSGLLTTLMLTLGRAFSETAPILITGAVFYATRLPGRLTDPIMSLPTSIYAIVMNLGQKSQWMAHGMASLMTIVMILIYSIVQIIRRHRNG, from the coding sequence ATGAAGTGGTTTTTCAGATTGATAAGCTACAGTATTCTTGCTGTTATGGTAGCAGTTATATTGCTCATAATCATCCCTGGTATAAATGCCTTCTTTCGACCAGGTTTTTTCACCGAGTTTCCCAGATCAGCAATGGCGGAAGGTGGAATATTTCCTTCTATAATAGGCTCTTTTCTCCTAATGGTTTTCGTTTTTCTTGTGACAATACCTCTTGGATTGTTGGGGTCGATATTTATAAGTGAATTTGCACCAAAGCGTTTCTCTGTTTTTCTTCAATCTCTTGCAGGTACTATGAACAGCATCCCATCGATAGTTTACGGGCTATTTGGGTTGAGTTTCTTCTGTGTCAGATTAAGATTTGGAACATCTTTGATATCGGCTTCATTAACTTTGTCAACGATGGCGATACCTTTTTTTATAAATAATGCCGTTGAATTTCTCAGAGCTGTTCCCAGGGAACTCCGCGAAGGTGTTGTTGCCCTTGGTGCAAACAAAGTTCAGACAACCATGATGGTTCTGAAATCGGGTAAAAGTGGTCTTTTAACCACTTTGATGCTTACACTCGGGAGGGCTTTCAGTGAAACAGCACCGATTTTGATCACAGGAGCTGTTTTTTATGCCACAAGGCTTCCTGGGAGGCTTACTGATCCAATAATGTCTTTACCAACGAGTATTTACGCGATTGTTATGAATCTTGGGCAGAAATCCCAGTGGATGGCTCATGGAATGGCGAGTTTGATGACAATTGTTATGATTTTGATTTATTCCATTGTTCAAATAATAAGGAGGCATAGAAATGGATGA
- a CDS encoding PstC family ABC transporter permease, protein MRKTGQFLFSLIVFMAAILVAVALFGIVYFLFAESLKAIKEVGSDLFSANWFPVWDEPEFGIRTMLLNSLLLTIWTSVVVWIIGIIVAFYLHSYAGKNEKEFMLRIFEFVSGIPSVVLGFFGVVVLAPVLLKVGAWTGQNFLNASLMLSVFTLPFMISLSYQSLEKVPKEISYAAVAIGAKQLSVMVVELRYAMPGIVNSMMNVFNRIFGETMIVLMVSGGSNMLVKSFFDPIRPLTATLGSEMGEVEIGSVHYSALFFIGFLLLIISLLLTVLANYIVRWRERWIRG, encoded by the coding sequence ATGAGGAAAACAGGCCAGTTTCTTTTTTCTCTGATAGTTTTTATGGCTGCCATACTCGTGGCAGTCGCGCTTTTTGGTATCGTGTATTTTCTTTTTGCTGAATCCCTCAAGGCGATCAAAGAAGTAGGTTCAGACCTTTTTTCCGCAAACTGGTTTCCCGTGTGGGATGAACCAGAGTTTGGTATTAGAACCATGCTCCTTAATTCTTTGTTGCTAACTATCTGGACGAGTGTTGTTGTGTGGATAATCGGCATTATAGTTGCTTTTTATCTTCATAGTTATGCTGGAAAAAATGAAAAAGAATTTATGCTCAGAATTTTTGAATTTGTCAGCGGAATACCGTCAGTCGTTCTCGGATTTTTTGGCGTAGTTGTTCTTGCCCCAGTTCTTCTAAAAGTAGGGGCCTGGACAGGGCAAAATTTTTTGAACGCTTCTTTAATGCTTTCTGTGTTCACTTTACCGTTCATGATTAGTCTGTCATATCAGTCACTGGAAAAAGTCCCAAAGGAGATCTCCTATGCTGCCGTGGCAATTGGAGCGAAGCAGTTATCAGTTATGGTTGTCGAACTGAGGTATGCGATGCCTGGTATTGTTAATTCTATGATGAATGTATTCAACAGGATTTTCGGTGAAACAATGATAGTACTTATGGTTTCGGGCGGAAGTAATATGCTTGTCAAATCTTTCTTTGATCCTATAAGGCCTTTAACAGCAACTCTTGGAAGTGAAATGGGGGAGGTTGAAATTGGGAGTGTGCATTACAGTGCGTTGTTTTTCATAGGTTTTCTGCTTCTGATTATTTCATTGCTCCTGACCGTGCTTGCAAATTACATAGTAAGATGGCGAGAAAGATGGATAAGGGGTTGA
- a CDS encoding PstS family phosphate ABC transporter substrate-binding protein has protein sequence MKKISVFLLVLVAIAILGETLVIKGSNTIYPIAQLWIEEFQKMYPDVVATLEGAGSSTGIKALMNQTADIANASRFLKSSEIEAMHEQKKYFVPLVIGYDGIAVIVNPDLGIDSISIDTLYKIYTGQITEWSQIDSKLPKKTIVAYSRNTASGTFEVWLEKVLKGDKLSPRIQMVESTQAEIESVARNPYAIAYTGMGYVTDQVKALKIDGIEPSVQNVLAGKYPLSRPLFVFFDLSRFGNAWPEKGIVASYIRFILSPEGQKIVEKAGYIPAYGTGR, from the coding sequence GTGAAAAAGATTTCTGTGTTTTTGTTAGTGCTGGTAGCAATAGCTATTCTGGGAGAAACCCTTGTAATTAAGGGCTCAAACACTATTTATCCAATTGCACAGCTGTGGATTGAAGAATTTCAGAAAATGTATCCAGATGTGGTGGCAACTCTTGAAGGAGCAGGCTCAAGCACAGGCATCAAGGCTTTGATGAATCAGACAGCTGATATCGCTAACGCAAGCAGGTTTTTAAAGTCAAGTGAAATTGAGGCCATGCATGAACAGAAAAAATACTTTGTCCCGCTGGTGATAGGATACGATGGTATCGCTGTTATAGTTAATCCAGATCTGGGAATTGATTCTATATCCATCGATACACTCTACAAAATTTACACCGGTCAGATAACAGAATGGAGTCAAATTGATTCGAAATTACCAAAAAAGACGATTGTTGCCTATTCTCGAAACACTGCTTCTGGAACATTTGAGGTATGGCTGGAAAAGGTTTTGAAAGGGGACAAACTTTCGCCAAGAATTCAGATGGTTGAATCAACACAGGCAGAAATTGAGAGTGTCGCGAGAAACCCATACGCGATTGCTTACACAGGTATGGGTTATGTTACCGATCAGGTTAAAGCATTAAAGATTGATGGCATAGAACCATCAGTACAAAATGTTCTCGCTGGAAAATATCCTTTGAGCAGACCTCTGTTTGTGTTTTTTGATTTAAGCCGTTTTGGTAACGCATGGCCTGAAAAAGGTATTGTGGCAAGTTATATAAGGTTTATCTTATCGCCTGAGGGACAGAAAATAGTTGAAAAAGCTGGCTATATACCAGCTTATGGAACAGGTAGATAA
- a CDS encoding response regulator transcription factor, with translation MASILVVEDEQDVSDVICRYLKLDSHEVKTADSIEKMYDYIEKECFDLIVLDLMLPDGDAMEEIPTIRVMCPKTYVIVLTALREDRNKILGLEMGADDYVTKPFHPRELVARVRAMLRRKNMFAERELTHKDMKLLVNERILLINDESVELSAKEFEILLMFFENPKKVFTRSEILDNVWQNEDRSERIVDVYMSLLRKKLGKERLVTVHGVGYKLA, from the coding sequence ATGGCTTCGATACTTGTAGTAGAAGACGAACAAGATGTCAGTGATGTTATATGCAGGTATCTAAAACTGGATTCTCATGAGGTAAAAACCGCAGATTCCATTGAAAAAATGTATGATTATATCGAAAAAGAGTGTTTTGATTTAATTGTGCTTGATCTAATGCTACCTGATGGGGATGCGATGGAAGAAATACCCACAATTCGTGTTATGTGCCCCAAAACCTACGTAATAGTTTTGACAGCTCTAAGAGAAGATAGAAATAAAATTCTCGGTCTTGAAATGGGAGCAGACGATTATGTGACAAAACCGTTTCATCCAAGAGAGCTGGTCGCGAGAGTCAGAGCCATGCTTAGGAGAAAAAACATGTTTGCTGAACGTGAACTAACACACAAAGACATGAAATTGCTCGTAAATGAAAGAATTCTGCTGATAAACGACGAATCTGTGGAGCTTTCAGCAAAAGAATTTGAGATTCTTTTGATGTTTTTTGAAAACCCTAAGAAAGTCTTTACCAGAAGCGAAATATTAGACAATGTCTGGCAAAACGAGGATAGGAGTGAGAGAATTGTAGACGTGTACATGAGTTTACTCAGAAAAAAACTCGGCAAAGAGA